A window of Conger conger chromosome 13, fConCon1.1, whole genome shotgun sequence contains these coding sequences:
- the LOC133108413 gene encoding cullin-5-like: MATSNLLKNKGSLQFEDKWDLMRPVVLKLLRQESVTKQQWFDLFSDVHAVCLWDDKGPAKIHQALKEDILDFIKQAQARVLSHQDDTALLKAYIVEWRKFFTQCDILPKPFCQLEITLMGKQGSNKKSNVEDSIVRKLMLDTWNESIFSNIKNRLQDSAMKLVHAERLGEAFDSQLVIGVRESYVNLCSNPDDKLQIYRDNFEKAYLDSTERFYRTQAPSYLQQNGVQNYMKYADAKLREEEKRALRYLETRRECNSVQALMECCVNALVTSFKETILAECPGMIKRNETDKLHLMFSLMDKVPNGIDPMLKDLEEHIVNAGLADMVAAAETITTDSEKYVEQLLTLFNRFSKLVKEAFQDDPRFLTARDKAYKAVVNDATIFKLELPLKQKGVGLKTQPESKCPELLANYCDMLLRKTPLSKKLTSEEIELKLKEVLLVLKYVQNKDVFMRYHKAHLTRRLILDISADSEIEENMVEWLREVGMPADYVNKLARMFQDIKVSEDLNQVFKEVHKHNKLALPADSVNIKILNAGAWSRSSEKVFVSLPTELEDLIPEVEEFYKKNHSGRKLHWHHLMSNGIITFKNEVGQYDLEVTTFQLAVLFAWNQRPREKISFENLKLATELPDAELRRTLWSLVAFPKLKRQVLSYEPQVSSPKDFTDGTLFYVNQEFSLIKNSKVQKRGKINLIGRLQLTTERMREEENEGIVQLRILRTQEAIIQIMKMRKKITNAQLQTELVEILKNMFLPQKKMIKEQIEWLIEHKYMKRDETDINTFIYMA, from the exons ATGGCGACGTCTAATTTGCTAAAG AACAAAGGGTCCCTGCAGTTTGAGGACAAATGGGATTTGATGCGCCCTGTTGTTCTGAAGTTACTTCGCCAGGAGTCCGTCACCAAACAACAGTGGTTCGATCTGTTCTC AGATGTTCATGCAGTTTGTCTTTGGGATGACAAAGGCCCTGCAAAAATCCACCAGGCCCTGAAAGAAGATATCTTAGATTTTATCAAGCAAGCACAGGCG CGTGTGCTGAGCCACCAGGATGACACTGCCCTGCTTAAGGCCTATATTGTGGAGTGGAGGAAGTTCTTCACCCAGTGCGACATCTTGCCCAAGCCATTCTGCCAGCTGGAGATCACCCTCATGGGCAAACAGGGCAGCAACAAGAAGTCCAACGTGGAGGACAGCATCGTGAGGAAG CTCATGCTGGACACGTGGAACGAGTCGATCTTCTCCAACATCAAGAACCGCCTGCAGGACAGCGCCATGAAGCTAGTGCACGCCGAGCGCCTGGGCGAGGCCTTCGACTCGCAGCTGGTCATCGGGGTCCGCGAGTCTTACG TGAATCTTTGCTCTAACCCAGATGACAAGCTGCAGATCTACAGGGATAACTTTGAGAAAGCATACCTGGACTCCACTGAGAGGTTTTACAGAACTCAAGCACCTTCGTACCTACAGCAGAATGGAGTACAGAACTACATGAAATAC GCAGACGCTAAGTTAAGGGAAGAAGAGAAACGAGCACTCCGTTATTTAGAGACTCGACGCGAATGTAACTCTGTTCAAGCA ctTATGGAATGTTGTGTAAACGCTCTGGTGACGTCCTTCAAAGAGACCATCTTGGCTGAATGTCCAGGCATGATCAAGCGTAACGAGACCGACA AGCTCCACCTCATGTTCTCCCTCATGGACAAGGTCCCCAATGGCATTGACCCCATGCTGAAGGACCTGGAGGAGCACATTGTAAACGCCGGGCTGGCGGACATGGTGGCAGCTGCAGAGACCATTACTACT GACTCCGAGAAGTACGTGGAGCAGCTCTTGACGCTGTTCAACCGCTTCAGTAAGCTGGTGAAAGAGGCGTTCCAGGACGACCCGCGCTTCCTGACAGCCCGAGACAAA GCCTATAAAGCAGTTGTGAACGACGCTACGATATTTAAACTTGAGCTTCCACTGAAACAGAAAGG GGTGGGACTGAAGACGCAGCCGGAGTCCAAGTGTCCAGAGCTGCTGGCCAACTACTGTGACATGCTGCTGCGGAAAACTCCGCTGAGTAAGAAACTCACATCGGAGGAAATTGAGTTGAAGTTGAAAGAAGTG CTGCTGGTGCTGAAATATGTACAGAATAAGGACGTCTTCATGCGATATCACAAAGCGCATTTGACACGTCGTTTGATCTTGGACATTTCGGCTGACAGTGAGATTGAAGAGAACATGGTGGAGTGGCTCAGG GAGGTGGGCATGCCTGCTGACTACGTGAACAAGCTTGCCAGGATGTTTCAGGACATCAAAGTATCAGAGGATCTGAACCAGGTCTTCAAGGAAGTGCATAAGCACAACAAGCTAGCCTTACCAG ctgaCTCTGTCAACATCAAGATCCTGAATGCGGGTGCCTGGTCTCGCAGCTCAGAGAAGGTTTTTGTGTCTCTGCCTACGGAGCTGGAGGACCTCATCCCTGAGGTTGAGGAGTTCTACAAGAAGAACCACAGCGGCAGGAAGCTGCACTGGCACCACCTCATGTCCAATGGCATT ATCACCTTCAAGAATGAAGTGGGACAGTACGACCTGGAGGTCACAACCTTCCAGCTGGCTGTCCTGTTTGCCTGGAACCAAAGACCCAGAGAAAAGATCAGCTTTGAGAATTTAAAGCTGGCCACAGAGCTCCCTGACGCAGAGCTGCGGAGGACACTGTGG TCTCTTGTGGCGTTCCCGAAGCTGAAACGGCAGGTGCTGTCATACGAACCTCAAGTCAGCTCTCCCAAAGACTTCACCGATGGCACGCTCTTCTACGTCAACCAGGAGTTCTCCTTGAT aaaaaattCCAAAGTCCAGAAGAGGGGGAAGATTAATCTGATTGGCCGATTGCAACTGACTACGGAGCGAATGAGGGAAGAGGAGAACGAGGGTATCGTCCAACTTAGAATATTAAGAACACAG GAGGCCATCATTCAAATCATGAAAATGCGCAAAAAGATCACCAACGCCCAACTCCAGACGGAACTGGTTGAGATcctgaaaaacatgtttttaccaCAGAAGAAAATGATCAAGGAACAGATCGAGTGGCTGATCGAGCACAAGTACATGAAAAGAGACGAGACGGACATTAACACCTTCATCTACATGGCGTAG
- the LOC133108137 gene encoding solute carrier family 35 member F2-like, producing the protein TFISRLRNYKMREFFTRKLVKTLAMGQGLSLLICGTAVSSQYLAGEFHVNTPMLQSLMNYALLCLMYTTTLALRKGDENILQILKTKWWKYLLLGLTDVEANYAVVKAYQFTTLTSIQLLDCFVIPVLMVLSWFFLKTRFHTVHYVAVCICLLGVGAMVGADLTAGRDQGSTVNILLGDGLVLISATLYAISNVCQEYTVKNCSRVEFLGMVGLFGTLISGIQFAILEHRAVEKIEWNWKIGLLFAAYALSMFALYSFMPVVVKLSSATAVNLSLLTADLFSLFCGLFLFHYAFSGLYIVSFMVITVGFVMFNVVPTFTLAATPSQRC; encoded by the exons ACTTTCATCAGCAGACTGCGCAATTACAAAATGAGAGAGTTTTTCACACG GAAGCTTGTGAAGACGTTGGCCATGGGACAGGGCTTGTCTTTGTTGATATGTGGGACGGCTGTCAGCTCGCAGTACCTGGCAGGAGAGTTTCACGTGAATACGCCCATGCTCCAGAGCTTGATGAATTATGCCCTGCTGTGCCTAATGTACACCACAACGCTGGCCTTGAGAAAAG GggatgaaaatattttgcagaTTTTAAAGACAAAGTGGTGGAAATATTTGCTATTGGGACTCACAGATGTAGAGGCAAATTACGCAGTAGTGAAAGCGTACCAGTTCACAACCCTGACAAGCATACAG CTGCTGGACTGTTTTGTGATCCCAGTGTTAATGGTTCTGTCCTGGTTCTTCCTGAAGACCCGTTTCCACACAGTGCACTACGTAGCTGTGTGCATCTGCCTGCTAGGGGTGGGGGCCATGGTTGGGGCTGATCTGACTGCTGGAAGAGACCAAGGCTCAA CTGTAAACATTTTGCTGGGGGATGGTCTGGTGCTCATCAGTGCCACCTTATATGCCATATCCAACGTGTGCCAGGAGTACACAGTGAAAAACTGCAGCCGCGTGGAGTTCCTGGGAATGGTGGGGCTCTTTGGCACCCTGATCAGCGGCATTCAGTT TGCAATACTAGAACACAGAGCTGTTGAAAAGATTGAGTGGAACTGGAAAATtg GCCTGCTCTTTGCTGCATACGCCCTCTCCATGTTTGCACTCTATAGCTTCATGCCAGTGGTTGTGAAGCTGTCCAGTGCCACAGCTGTCAATCTTTCCTTGCTGACTGCAGACCTCTTCAGTCTCTTTTGTGgactcttcctctttcactacgct TTCTCAGGTCTGTACATTGTCTCCTTCATGGTCATCACTGTGGGCTTTGTAATGTTCAATGTTGTGCCAACCTTCACCCTGGCTGCAACACCCA